A genomic region of Marinobacter sp. NP-4(2019) contains the following coding sequences:
- a CDS encoding HAD family hydrolase, whose product MTLAIFDLDNTLLAGDSDHAWGEFLVEEGIVDAEEYRKANDRFYQEYLNGELDILHYLGFALQPLAKHAMEDLLAWRERFMDKKVRPMLQDKAFQLLEKHRNQGHTLMIITATNRFVTEPIAEVLGIEHLIATDPELVNGRYTGKVAGIPSFQDGKVTRLDDWLASNSETLDGAWFYSDSHNDAPLLRKVDNPVAVDPDPTLEKLAKESGWKVMSLRD is encoded by the coding sequence TTGACGCTTGCGATCTTTGACCTTGATAACACCCTGCTCGCCGGGGACAGCGACCATGCCTGGGGCGAGTTTCTGGTGGAGGAAGGCATTGTTGATGCCGAGGAATACCGCAAGGCCAACGATCGCTTCTATCAGGAGTATCTGAATGGAGAACTGGACATCCTGCATTACCTGGGCTTTGCGCTGCAGCCGCTGGCTAAACATGCCATGGAGGACTTGCTGGCCTGGCGCGAACGCTTCATGGACAAAAAAGTACGGCCCATGCTGCAGGATAAAGCCTTTCAGTTACTGGAAAAGCACCGGAACCAGGGCCATACCCTGATGATCATCACCGCCACCAACCGGTTTGTGACCGAGCCGATTGCCGAGGTTCTGGGCATTGAGCACTTGATCGCCACCGATCCGGAACTGGTCAATGGTCGCTACACGGGCAAAGTGGCCGGTATTCCCAGCTTTCAGGACGGCAAGGTGACCCGACTTGACGACTGGCTGGCCTCGAACAGCGAGACTCTGGATGGTGCCTGGTTCTACAGCGATTCCCACAACGATGCGCCATTATTGAGAAAAGTCGACAACCCGGTGGCCGTTGACCCGGATCCGACACTGGAAAAGCTGGCAAAGGAAAGTGGCTGGAAAGTGATGTCTCTCAGAGACTAG
- a CDS encoding RNA pyrophosphohydrolase, with product MIDSDGFRPNVGIILANHRGEVLWARRIGQDSWQFPQGGIKHNESPEDALYRELGEEIGLSAADVEIISCTRGWLRYRLPRRMVRHNSHPVCVGQKQKWFLLRMLSPDAQVRVDRTDSPEFDGWQWVSYWYPLGQVVSFKREVYRRALRELAPRLFYNMEQWYRSEQNQRLKDQQK from the coding sequence GTGATCGACTCAGACGGTTTCAGACCCAACGTCGGAATCATTCTGGCCAACCACAGGGGCGAGGTTCTCTGGGCTAGGCGAATAGGGCAGGACTCCTGGCAGTTCCCGCAGGGTGGTATCAAGCACAACGAATCGCCGGAAGATGCGTTGTATCGGGAATTGGGGGAAGAAATAGGCTTGAGTGCGGCGGATGTCGAAATCATCAGCTGTACCCGGGGCTGGCTGAGGTATCGCCTCCCGCGGCGGATGGTGCGACATAACTCGCATCCCGTGTGTGTGGGACAAAAACAGAAATGGTTCCTGCTGAGGATGTTATCGCCGGACGCGCAAGTGCGTGTAGACCGCACGGATTCGCCGGAATTCGACGGCTGGCAGTGGGTGAGCTACTGGTACCCCTTGGGGCAAGTGGTCTCATTCAAGCGTGAAGTGTATAGACGTGCGTTGAGGGAGCTCGCACCGCGACTGTTCTACAACATGGAACAGTGGTATCGGAGCGAGCAGAATCAGCGCTTAAAGGACCAACAGAAATGA
- the gcvH gene encoding glycine cleavage system protein GcvH, whose product MSDIPADLKYIETHQWVRVSDDGTATVGITDFAQEQLGDVVYIGVPELGITVNGGEEAGVAESVKSASDVFSPVTGEVIEVNESLEDEPEKVNEDPYGDGWLFKVRLEDQGELDGLMDAVAYAEHVAAEE is encoded by the coding sequence ATGAGTGATATACCCGCAGATCTGAAATATATCGAAACCCATCAGTGGGTGCGTGTGTCCGACGACGGCACGGCCACCGTGGGCATTACCGATTTTGCCCAGGAGCAATTGGGGGATGTGGTTTACATCGGCGTGCCTGAACTGGGTATTACCGTGAATGGCGGTGAAGAGGCCGGTGTGGCGGAGTCCGTCAAGTCGGCGTCGGATGTGTTCAGTCCGGTGACCGGTGAGGTGATCGAGGTGAATGAGAGCCTGGAGGACGAGCCGGAGAAGGTGAATGAGGATCCTTACGGGGATGGCTGGCTGTTCAAGGTTCGTCTGGAAGACCAGGGCGAGCTGGATGGGCTGATGGATGCGGTCGCCTATGCGGAGCATGTGGCTGCCGAAGAGTAA
- a CDS encoding class I SAM-dependent rRNA methyltransferase, whose amino-acid sequence MNFPVLYLRKGAERRLKAGHLWVYSNEVDTRRTPLTDFEAGTQAELRAANDKPMGTVFVNPHALICGRLISRNANHGMTPQRLTQRMEAALALRERLFDKPFYRWVFGDSDGLSGLVIDRFDDTVVVQISTAGMELMKEAIVRAVQRLAHPSAIILKNDGKMRKVEGLDTYVEQAHGAEASLLKVEENGVRFEVPLEGGQKTGWFYDHRMNRQRLQAYAPGKRVLDVFSYVGGWGIQAACAGASQVTCVDSSSSAIDSVHHNAKLNGLDNVETVEGDAFEALKALADEKEKYDIVVLDPPALIPRRRDQKAGEQAYARLNQLGLRLLERDGLLISASCSMHLSQEKLTDIIRGSGRKIDRFVQLLEQGHQAPDHPVIPGIPETDYIKSCFVRSLTGFF is encoded by the coding sequence ATGAATTTCCCTGTCCTATACCTACGCAAAGGCGCTGAGCGCAGGCTTAAAGCCGGTCACCTGTGGGTTTACAGCAACGAAGTGGATACCCGTCGGACGCCGCTAACGGACTTCGAGGCCGGGACACAGGCGGAGTTGCGGGCGGCCAATGACAAGCCGATGGGGACGGTGTTTGTGAATCCCCATGCACTGATTTGCGGTCGTCTGATCAGTCGGAATGCCAACCATGGCATGACGCCACAGCGTCTGACCCAACGTATGGAGGCCGCCCTGGCGTTGCGTGAGCGGCTGTTTGATAAGCCCTTTTACCGCTGGGTGTTCGGGGACAGTGACGGGCTTTCGGGGCTGGTGATCGATCGTTTTGACGATACCGTGGTGGTGCAGATTTCCACCGCCGGTATGGAGTTGATGAAAGAGGCGATTGTTCGCGCGGTACAGCGTCTGGCGCATCCTTCTGCGATTATCCTGAAAAACGATGGCAAAATGCGCAAAGTGGAAGGACTGGATACCTACGTCGAGCAGGCCCACGGTGCGGAAGCCAGTCTGCTGAAGGTGGAAGAGAACGGTGTGCGTTTTGAGGTGCCGTTGGAAGGTGGTCAGAAAACCGGCTGGTTCTACGATCACCGTATGAATCGTCAGCGTCTGCAGGCTTATGCGCCCGGTAAGCGGGTGCTGGATGTGTTCAGTTATGTGGGTGGCTGGGGGATTCAGGCAGCCTGTGCCGGGGCCAGTCAGGTGACTTGTGTGGACAGTTCTTCGTCGGCGATTGATTCGGTTCACCATAACGCAAAACTGAACGGCCTGGACAATGTGGAAACCGTTGAGGGGGATGCGTTTGAGGCCCTGAAGGCGCTGGCGGATGAGAAAGAAAAGTACGACATTGTCGTGCTGGACCCGCCGGCGTTGATTCCCCGTCGCCGTGACCAGAAAGCGGGTGAGCAGGCTTACGCGCGGCTGAATCAGTTGGGGCTGCGGCTGCTGGAGCGGGACGGTTTGCTGATTTCCGCATCCTGTTCGATGCATCTATCCCAGGAAAAGCTGACGGACATTATTCGTGGCAGCGGCCGCAAGATCGATCGGTTTGTCCAGCTGCTGGAGCAGGGCCACCAGGCGCCGGATCATCCGGTGATTCCGGGTATTCCGGAGACGGATTACATCAAATCCTGCTTTGTGCGGTCGTTGACTGGGTTTTTCTAG
- the metE gene encoding 5-methyltetrahydropteroyltriglutamate--homocysteine S-methyltransferase — translation MITTHNLGFPRIGARRELKFAQEAFWKGELTVDELNITAADLRRRHWQQQSSLTFAPVGDFSYYDQVLDMSFTLGHLPARARDTSGSELDRYFRVARGRSANDTACCAIHAGEMTKWFDTNYHYIVPEFDRSTRFQLNPERLLAQLAEARAQDVNAKPVIIGPVTYLWLGKGKDDSDRLTLLDDLLPVYAELLNLLAEQGVDWVQIDEPALVTELDGDWRHAFNLAYHQLKACPVKLLLTTYFGELRENLQLACELPVAGLHLDAISAAGEVSQVTDWLPAHKILSLGVINGRNVWKTDLEATLNWLEPIHERLGERLWLAPSCSLLHVPVDLSSETAMDPEVHSWLAFAVQKLDELQTLANALNHGRAAAVEPLAQNALAIASRRNSTRVHNPDVTRAVAAITPELGQRKSPYAQRLERQKQHLDLPAFPTTTIGSFPQTREIRQTRLQYRKGDLSEREYTARIRNEIARCVQEQETLGLDVLVHGEAERNDMVEYFGEQLEGYVFSKFGWVQSYGSRCVKPPILFGDIQRPQAMTVDWIRYAQSLTDKPLKGMLTGPVTILNWSFVRDDQPRKDTCLQLALAIREEVLDLEESGVRIIQIDEAALREGLPLRQSDWQGYLDWAVESFRISANGVSDETQIHTHMCYSEFNDIIEAIARMDADVITIETSRSDMELLDAFKGFQYPNDIGPGVYDIHSPNIPAKQQMVSLMQKAAERIPAERLWVNPDCGLKTRSWEEVIPALQGMVDAARELRGS, via the coding sequence ATGATTACGACACACAATCTGGGCTTTCCCCGGATAGGCGCGCGACGAGAACTCAAGTTCGCCCAGGAAGCCTTCTGGAAAGGCGAACTCACTGTTGACGAACTGAACATTACCGCGGCCGATCTGCGCCGTCGGCACTGGCAGCAGCAATCGTCACTGACATTCGCCCCCGTTGGCGACTTCTCCTATTACGACCAGGTGCTGGACATGAGCTTCACCCTTGGCCACTTGCCTGCCCGTGCCCGGGATACCAGCGGCAGCGAGCTGGACCGCTATTTCCGGGTCGCCCGGGGCCGCTCCGCCAACGATACCGCGTGCTGCGCCATCCATGCCGGCGAAATGACCAAGTGGTTCGACACCAACTACCACTACATCGTGCCGGAATTCGACCGTAGCACCCGGTTCCAGCTCAACCCCGAACGCCTGCTGGCGCAACTGGCGGAAGCCCGGGCCCAGGACGTGAATGCCAAACCCGTGATCATCGGCCCCGTGACTTATCTCTGGCTGGGCAAAGGCAAGGACGACAGCGACCGGCTGACCCTGCTGGACGATCTGCTGCCGGTATACGCGGAACTGCTCAACCTGCTGGCAGAACAGGGGGTGGACTGGGTTCAAATCGACGAGCCCGCCCTGGTCACCGAACTCGACGGCGACTGGCGGCACGCCTTCAACCTGGCTTATCACCAGCTGAAAGCCTGCCCGGTCAAACTGCTGCTGACCACCTACTTCGGCGAGCTGAGAGAAAACCTGCAACTGGCCTGTGAATTGCCGGTCGCCGGGTTGCACCTGGATGCTATCAGCGCCGCAGGCGAAGTGAGCCAGGTGACCGACTGGCTGCCCGCCCATAAGATACTGTCCCTCGGAGTGATCAACGGTCGCAACGTCTGGAAAACCGACCTTGAGGCCACGCTGAACTGGCTGGAACCGATACACGAGCGCCTTGGTGAACGGCTCTGGCTGGCACCTTCCTGCTCACTGCTCCACGTCCCCGTGGACCTGTCGTCGGAAACGGCCATGGATCCGGAGGTTCACTCCTGGCTGGCGTTTGCCGTACAAAAGCTTGATGAGCTGCAGACCCTGGCCAACGCCCTGAACCATGGGCGTGCGGCCGCCGTTGAGCCACTGGCACAGAATGCCCTGGCCATTGCCAGCCGCAGGAACTCCACCCGCGTACACAACCCCGATGTCACCCGGGCTGTTGCCGCGATTACACCAGAGCTGGGCCAGCGCAAAAGCCCATACGCCCAACGCCTGGAACGCCAGAAGCAACACCTTGACCTGCCGGCCTTCCCGACTACTACGATCGGTTCGTTCCCACAGACCCGGGAAATCCGCCAGACCCGGCTCCAGTACCGCAAGGGCGACCTCAGCGAACGGGAGTACACCGCCCGCATTCGTAACGAGATTGCCCGCTGCGTACAGGAACAGGAAACGTTGGGACTGGATGTGCTGGTACACGGCGAAGCCGAGCGCAACGATATGGTGGAATACTTCGGTGAGCAACTGGAGGGCTATGTATTCAGCAAGTTCGGCTGGGTTCAGTCCTATGGCTCCCGTTGTGTGAAACCACCGATCCTCTTTGGTGACATCCAGCGCCCGCAGGCGATGACGGTGGACTGGATACGCTATGCCCAGTCACTGACCGACAAACCACTGAAAGGCATGCTCACCGGTCCGGTAACCATTCTCAACTGGTCTTTCGTGAGGGATGACCAGCCCAGGAAAGACACCTGCCTGCAACTGGCCCTGGCGATTCGAGAGGAGGTCCTGGACCTGGAAGAGTCCGGCGTACGAATTATCCAGATCGACGAAGCCGCCCTGCGGGAAGGCCTGCCATTGCGCCAGTCGGACTGGCAGGGTTACCTGGACTGGGCCGTGGAGTCCTTCCGCATCAGCGCCAACGGTGTCAGCGACGAAACCCAGATTCACACCCACATGTGCTATTCGGAGTTCAACGACATCATCGAAGCCATCGCCCGTATGGACGCAGATGTAATCACCATCGAAACATCACGCTCGGACATGGAATTGCTCGACGCCTTCAAGGGCTTCCAGTACCCGAACGACATCGGCCCCGGCGTGTACGACATCCATTCGCCGAACATTCCGGCAAAACAGCAGATGGTGTCTCTCATGCAGAAAGCGGCGGAACGGATACCCGCTGAAAGGCTCTGGGTGAACCCGGACTGCGGCCTGAAAACGCGGAGCTGGGAGGAAGTCATCCCGGCGCTGCAGGGAATGGTGGATGCTGCCCGGGAATTGCGGGGAAGCTGA
- a CDS encoding LysR family transcriptional regulator, whose protein sequence is MIERNHLEILREVERQGSLTAAAESLHLTQSALSHAVKKLESQLGTPVWEREGRQLRLTQAGQYLLSLATRLLPQFEHAEMLIGQFAKGQRGTLRIGMECHPCYQWLLKVVGPYLEQWPTVDVDVKQRFQFGGIGALFGHEIDLLVTPDPLHRPGLVFEPVFDYEQVLVVSADHPLASKAWADPSDLADETLITYPVEVERLDIYTHFLLPAHASPARHKTIETTDIMLQMVAAGRGVAALPRWLVDEYGEKMPLAPVRLGKQGIQKQIFLGLRDRDREVDYLNSFMNMARGVRWH, encoded by the coding sequence ATGATTGAGCGGAACCATCTGGAAATTCTCAGGGAGGTGGAGCGCCAGGGCTCGCTGACGGCAGCGGCTGAATCGTTGCATCTGACCCAGTCGGCGTTGAGTCACGCAGTCAAGAAGCTGGAGTCCCAACTGGGCACACCAGTCTGGGAGCGGGAGGGGCGTCAGCTGAGGTTGACCCAGGCAGGTCAGTACTTACTGTCGCTGGCAACGCGTCTATTGCCACAGTTCGAGCACGCGGAAATGCTGATCGGGCAGTTTGCGAAGGGGCAGCGCGGCACCCTGCGCATCGGTATGGAATGCCATCCCTGCTATCAATGGCTGTTGAAAGTGGTGGGGCCTTACCTGGAGCAATGGCCGACGGTGGACGTGGATGTGAAGCAGCGTTTTCAGTTCGGGGGTATAGGCGCGCTTTTCGGGCACGAGATTGATCTGCTGGTCACCCCGGACCCGCTGCATCGCCCCGGCCTGGTATTTGAGCCGGTTTTTGATTATGAACAGGTGCTTGTGGTTTCGGCTGACCATCCGCTTGCTTCGAAAGCCTGGGCTGATCCGTCGGATCTGGCGGATGAGACCCTGATTACCTACCCTGTGGAGGTGGAGCGTTTGGATATCTACACCCATTTCCTGCTACCGGCTCACGCCAGTCCGGCCAGGCACAAGACCATCGAAACCACGGATATCATGTTACAGATGGTGGCAGCGGGTCGGGGGGTAGCGGCCCTGCCGCGCTGGCTGGTGGATGAGTACGGGGAGAAAATGCCCCTGGCACCGGTCCGGTTGGGGAAGCAGGGGATCCAGAAGCAGATCTTTTTAGGCCTTCGTGACCGTGATCGTGAAGTAGATTACCTGAATTCGTTCATGAACATGGCCCGAGGGGTTCGCTGGCATTAG